In the Streptomyces sp. NBC_00525 genome, one interval contains:
- a CDS encoding DMT family transporter, with amino-acid sequence MRAEDSATTARTIAVEPVGTGARRPAPDTFPARPAARRGTLLALLGVVTFSLTFPSTVWGLESFGPWSLVALRSLLAAVIAGGFLLAGRVRVPAREHWAGLAVVAGGVVVGFPLLTTLALRTSTTAHAAVVVGLLPLTTAVLSSLRTGARPPRAFWAAAVAGAAVVIAFTLARGGGALSGGDLFLFGALLACAAGYTEGGRLAKVMPGWQVTGWALLLTVPLMSAGAAVALAYEPVRPTVHGIVGLVWVAAVSTFLGLYVWYRGMAEIGVPRASQLQLAQPLLTLFWSYFLLGERVAAAAPVAAVAVLVCIALTQRAGRTRS; translated from the coding sequence ATGAGAGCAGAGGATAGCGCTACTACTGCGCGCACGATAGCGGTCGAGCCCGTCGGCACCGGCGCGCGGCGCCCCGCCCCGGACACGTTCCCGGCCCGTCCGGCGGCCCGGCGGGGCACCCTGCTCGCGCTGCTGGGCGTGGTGACCTTCTCGCTCACCTTCCCGTCCACGGTGTGGGGGCTGGAGAGCTTCGGCCCCTGGTCGCTGGTGGCGCTGCGCAGCCTGCTGGCGGCGGTGATCGCGGGCGGATTCCTGCTGGCGGGCCGGGTGCGGGTGCCGGCGCGTGAGCACTGGGCGGGGCTCGCGGTGGTGGCGGGCGGTGTGGTGGTCGGCTTCCCGCTGCTGACGACGCTGGCGCTGCGGACCTCGACGACCGCGCACGCCGCGGTGGTCGTCGGGCTGCTCCCGCTGACCACGGCCGTGCTGTCCTCGCTGCGGACCGGGGCGCGCCCGCCCCGTGCCTTCTGGGCGGCGGCGGTGGCCGGGGCGGCCGTGGTGATCGCGTTCACCCTGGCGCGCGGCGGCGGGGCGTTGTCCGGCGGGGACCTGTTCCTGTTCGGGGCGCTGCTGGCGTGCGCGGCCGGGTACACTGAGGGCGGCCGGCTGGCGAAGGTCATGCCGGGCTGGCAGGTGACCGGCTGGGCGCTGCTGCTGACCGTGCCGCTGATGTCGGCGGGGGCGGCCGTGGCGCTGGCGTACGAGCCGGTCCGGCCGACCGTGCACGGGATCGTGGGGCTGGTGTGGGTGGCGGCCGTGTCGACCTTCCTGGGTCTCTACGTCTGGTACCGGGGGATGGCCGAGATCGGGGTGCCCCGCGCCAGCCAGCTCCAGCTCGCGCAGCCGCTGCTGACCCTGTTCTGGTCGTACTTCCTGCTGGGCGAGCGGGTCGCGGCGGCGGCCCCGGTGGCGGCGGTCGCGGTACTGGTCTGCATCGCGCTCACCCAGCGCGCCGGCCGTACCCGGTCATAG
- a CDS encoding LysR family substrate-binding domain-containing protein: MTGPEATPSFRLAYVPGVTPTKWVRIWNERLPGIPLTLVQVTAAEAQDLLRAGEADAGFLRLPVAGTDLSAIPLYTETTVVVVPKDHVIAAVDELSVAELADEIVLHPLDDSLVWERLPGRPAVERPATTADAVELVAAGIGVLVVPQSLARLHHRKDLTYRPLTDAPESRVALSWPQEKTTDQVEDFIGIVRGRTVNSSRGRAGTPPAQPKTKSKDKAKDKAKGSGRSGGAKGTRGAKGGAAPKRGRPRRRP, from the coding sequence GTGACAGGCCCGGAAGCAACCCCTTCGTTCCGGCTGGCGTACGTCCCCGGAGTGACCCCCACCAAGTGGGTGCGGATCTGGAACGAGCGCCTGCCCGGCATTCCCCTGACCCTCGTCCAGGTAACGGCCGCCGAGGCCCAGGACCTGCTGCGCGCGGGCGAGGCCGACGCGGGGTTCCTCCGGCTGCCGGTCGCGGGCACCGATCTCAGCGCGATCCCGCTGTACACGGAGACGACGGTCGTCGTGGTGCCCAAGGACCATGTGATCGCGGCGGTGGACGAGCTGTCCGTCGCCGAGCTGGCCGACGAGATCGTGCTGCACCCGCTGGACGACTCGCTGGTCTGGGAGCGGCTGCCCGGCCGTCCCGCGGTCGAGCGGCCGGCCACCACGGCGGACGCCGTCGAGCTGGTCGCGGCGGGCATCGGGGTGCTCGTCGTCCCGCAGTCGCTGGCCCGGCTGCACCACCGCAAGGACCTCACGTACCGGCCGCTGACGGACGCGCCCGAGTCGCGCGTGGCGCTGTCGTGGCCGCAGGAGAAGACCACCGACCAGGTGGAGGACTTCATCGGCATCGTCCGGGGCCGGACGGTGAACAGCTCGCGCGGCCGCGCGGGGACGCCCCCGGCCCAGCCGAAGACCAAGTCCAAGGACAAGGCCAAGGACAAGGCCAAGGGCTCGGGCCGTTCCGGCGGGGCCAAGGGGACGCGCGGCGCCAAGGGCGGCGCGGCCCCGAAGCGCGGCAGGCCGCGACGCAGGCCATGA
- a CDS encoding peptidylprolyl isomerase: MTSQVYFDITINDEPAGRIVFDLFDDIVPKTAENFRQLATGQNGFGYKGSSFHRVIPEFMLQGGDFTRGDGTGGKSIYGEKFADENFQLKHTKPGQLSMANAGRNTNGSQFFITTIVTSWLDGKHVVFGEVADETSMALVKRIESFGSQSGRTSAKITIADSGVL, from the coding sequence ATGACGAGCCAGGTTTACTTCGACATCACCATCAACGACGAGCCCGCCGGGCGGATCGTCTTCGATCTGTTCGACGACATCGTTCCCAAGACCGCCGAGAACTTCCGCCAGCTGGCGACCGGCCAGAACGGCTTCGGTTACAAGGGTTCCTCCTTCCACCGGGTCATCCCCGAGTTCATGCTCCAGGGCGGCGACTTCACCCGCGGTGACGGCACCGGCGGCAAGAGCATCTACGGCGAGAAGTTCGCCGACGAGAACTTCCAGCTGAAGCACACCAAGCCCGGCCAGCTCTCCATGGCCAACGCCGGCCGGAACACGAATGGGTCGCAGTTCTTCATCACGACCATCGTGACCTCGTGGCTGGACGGCAAGCACGTCGTCTTCGGCGAGGTCGCCGACGAGACGAGCATGGCCCTGGTGAAGCGGATCGAGTCCTTCGGCTCGCAGAGCGGCCGCACCTCGGCGAAGATCACCATCGCCGACTCCGGGGTCCTCTGA
- a CDS encoding 3-hydroxybutyryl-CoA dehydrogenase — protein MADIARVGVVGCGQMGAGIAEVCARSGLDVKVAETTGEALEIGRTRLHNSLSKAAQRGKITAEERDETLGRLSFTTDLGEFADRDLVIEAVVENEQVKTEIFQVLDQVVTRPDAILASNTSSIPLVKLAVATSRPDQVIGIHFFNPAPVQKLVELIPALTTSDETVKRSEAVVQDILGKHPIRAQDRSGFVVNALLIPYLLSAIRMFESGIASREDIDNGMEMGCAHPMGPLKLADLIGLDTVASVADSMYAEYKEPLYAAPPLLQRMVDAGRLGRKTGSGFYPYA, from the coding sequence ATGGCCGACATTGCACGCGTCGGAGTGGTGGGCTGCGGCCAGATGGGCGCGGGCATCGCGGAGGTGTGCGCCCGCAGCGGCCTCGACGTCAAGGTGGCCGAGACGACCGGCGAGGCGCTGGAGATCGGCCGCACCCGGCTCCACAACTCTTTGTCCAAGGCCGCCCAGCGGGGCAAGATCACCGCCGAGGAGCGGGACGAGACCCTGGGCCGGCTGAGCTTCACGACGGACCTCGGCGAGTTCGCCGACCGTGACCTCGTCATCGAGGCCGTCGTGGAGAACGAGCAGGTCAAGACCGAGATCTTCCAGGTGCTCGACCAGGTGGTGACCCGCCCGGACGCGATCCTGGCGTCCAACACCTCCTCGATCCCGCTGGTGAAGCTGGCCGTCGCGACCTCCCGCCCGGACCAGGTCATCGGCATCCACTTCTTCAACCCGGCGCCGGTGCAGAAGCTCGTCGAGCTGATCCCCGCGCTGACCACGTCGGACGAGACGGTCAAGCGCTCGGAGGCCGTGGTCCAGGACATACTGGGCAAGCACCCGATCCGCGCCCAGGACCGCTCGGGCTTCGTCGTCAACGCCCTGCTGATCCCGTACCTGCTCTCCGCGATCCGGATGTTCGAGTCGGGCATCGCCAGCCGCGAGGACATCGACAACGGCATGGAGATGGGCTGCGCCCACCCGATGGGCCCGCTCAAGCTGGCGGACCTCATCGGCCTGGACACCGTCGCCTCGGTCGCCGACTCGATGTACGCCGAGTACAAGGAGCCGCTGTACGCCGCTCCCCCGCTGCTCCAGCGCATGGTGGACGCGGGCCGGCTCGGCCGCAAGACGGGCTCGGGCTTCTACCCGTACGCCTGA
- a CDS encoding aminotransferase-like domain-containing protein, which translates to MNERSSVGELAAALRAEVDRYSPGEKLPSSRALVERFRASPVTVSRAVAQLAAEGLVVTRPGAGAFRASPAPRTAPPAGDTSWQEVSLSGDGASTEVPRSVDASGLLASLAAPPTGVIEFNGGYLHASLQPERALAAALGRAGRRPGAWSRPPLDGLTELRAWFARGIGPAHGAADVLITAGGQSALATALRALAPPGAPVLVESPTYPGMLAAARATGLRPVPVPMDHEGVRPDLLTAAFDATGARVLVCQPLFQNPTGTVLSAARRPEVVRIARQAGAFVVEDDFARFLAHDDAGPLPRPLAADDPDGVVVHTRSLTKAASPSLRVGALAARGPAMERLRAIQLVDSFFVPRPLQETALELVGSPAWGRHLRSVAAELGARCTAMTAALREALPGLGLPHIPAGGGYLWLSLPGSEAGRTDESAMVQAALRAGVAVAPGRPYFGAEPPAPHIRLSFASVAGPAELAEGVRRLRTAWRETPAAVPPGD; encoded by the coding sequence ATGAATGAGCGTAGCAGTGTGGGGGAGTTGGCCGCAGCTCTGCGCGCCGAGGTAGACCGCTACTCGCCGGGCGAGAAGCTGCCGTCCAGCCGGGCCCTCGTCGAGCGCTTCCGGGCCAGCCCCGTCACCGTGTCGCGGGCCGTCGCCCAGCTCGCCGCCGAAGGGCTCGTCGTCACCCGCCCCGGCGCCGGCGCCTTCCGCGCGAGCCCGGCCCCGCGGACGGCGCCCCCGGCCGGGGACACCTCCTGGCAGGAGGTCTCGCTCAGCGGCGACGGCGCGTCCACGGAGGTGCCCCGCAGCGTGGACGCCTCCGGCCTGCTGGCCAGCCTCGCCGCCCCGCCCACCGGGGTCATCGAATTCAACGGGGGCTATCTGCACGCCTCGCTCCAGCCCGAACGGGCCCTGGCCGCCGCGCTGGGCCGGGCCGGCCGCCGCCCCGGCGCCTGGAGCCGGCCGCCCCTGGACGGGCTCACCGAACTGCGCGCCTGGTTCGCGCGGGGCATCGGCCCCGCGCACGGCGCCGCCGACGTGCTGATCACCGCGGGCGGGCAGAGCGCCCTGGCCACCGCGCTGCGGGCGCTCGCCCCGCCCGGCGCCCCGGTGCTCGTCGAGTCGCCCACCTACCCGGGCATGCTGGCGGCCGCGCGCGCCACCGGACTGCGGCCCGTGCCCGTCCCCATGGACCACGAGGGCGTCCGCCCCGACCTGCTCACCGCCGCCTTCGACGCCACCGGAGCCCGCGTCCTCGTCTGCCAGCCGCTCTTCCAGAACCCCACCGGCACCGTGCTGTCCGCGGCCCGGCGCCCCGAGGTCGTCCGGATCGCCCGGCAGGCCGGCGCCTTCGTCGTCGAGGACGACTTCGCCCGCTTCCTCGCCCACGACGACGCCGGCCCGCTGCCCCGGCCGCTGGCCGCCGACGACCCGGACGGCGTCGTCGTGCACACCCGCTCGCTCACCAAGGCCGCCTCGCCCAGCCTGCGCGTCGGCGCCCTCGCGGCCCGGGGCCCGGCCATGGAACGGCTGCGGGCCATCCAGCTCGTGGACAGCTTCTTCGTACCCCGGCCGCTCCAGGAGACCGCGCTCGAACTGGTCGGCTCGCCCGCCTGGGGCCGGCATCTGCGGTCGGTGGCCGCCGAACTCGGGGCCCGGTGCACGGCGATGACGGCGGCGCTGCGCGAGGCCCTGCCCGGCCTGGGACTGCCGCACATCCCGGCGGGCGGCGGCTACCTCTGGCTGAGCCTGCCCGGCTCCGAGGCCGGCCGGACGGACGAGTCCGCCATGGTCCAGGCGGCCCTGCGCGCCGGAGTCGCCGTCGCACCGGGCCGGCCGTACTTCGGCGCCGAGCCCCCGGCCCCGCACATCCGGCTGAGTTTCGCCTCCGTCGCCGGACCGGCCGAGCTCGCGGAGGGCGTACGCCGGCTGCGTACGGCCTGGCGGGAGACCCCGGCCGCCGTACCGCCCGGCGACTGA
- a CDS encoding DinB family protein, with amino-acid sequence MTHTERPMPPLDADERTGLESWLDFYRATVALKCEGLTDEQARSASVPPSSLTLMGLVQHLAEVERNWFRRVLTGEDVPPVHGGPDRPEGHDGGFELAPDAGFAGARAAWQEEIAVSRAVCAERSLEDSAPFMGGEVNLRWIYHHMIGEYARHSGHADLLRERIDGVTGV; translated from the coding sequence ATGACACACACCGAACGCCCCATGCCGCCCCTCGACGCCGACGAACGCACCGGCCTGGAGAGCTGGCTCGACTTCTACCGGGCCACGGTCGCCCTGAAATGCGAGGGCCTCACCGACGAGCAGGCGCGCAGCGCCTCCGTACCGCCGTCGTCGCTGACGCTGATGGGGCTGGTGCAGCATCTCGCCGAGGTCGAGCGGAACTGGTTCCGCCGGGTCCTGACCGGCGAGGACGTCCCGCCGGTGCACGGCGGGCCGGATCGCCCCGAAGGCCACGACGGGGGCTTCGAGCTCGCCCCGGACGCCGGGTTCGCCGGGGCGCGGGCCGCCTGGCAGGAGGAGATCGCGGTGTCCCGCGCGGTGTGCGCCGAGCGGTCGCTGGAGGACTCGGCGCCGTTCATGGGCGGTGAGGTGAACCTCCGCTGGATCTACCACCACATGATCGGCGAGTACGCCCGGCACAGCGGTCACGCCGATCTGCTCCGGGAGCGGATCGACGGCGTCACCGGCGTCTGA
- a CDS encoding histidine phosphatase family protein: MSVRVSLVAAARSSSLLAERFDDDRPLDEAGRYALRFADPALMSLGAAELRYCSPTPRSRATGEALGFHPLVQPALRDCDMGRWRGRTLADVTAREPAAVDAWLADPRAAPHGGEPLLAFIARIGGWLDTRPACDGSIVAVAEPAVVRAALVYALKAPPSSYWNVDVGPLSTVTLTGLPRRWSLRLETGTR; encoded by the coding sequence ATGAGTGTTCGCGTCTCGCTCGTCGCCGCGGCCCGCAGCTCGTCCCTGCTCGCCGAGCGCTTCGACGACGACCGGCCGCTCGACGAGGCGGGCCGCTACGCCCTCCGGTTCGCGGACCCGGCCCTGATGTCCCTGGGCGCAGCGGAACTGCGCTACTGCTCGCCGACCCCGCGCAGCCGCGCCACCGGCGAGGCGCTCGGCTTCCATCCGCTGGTCCAGCCGGCCCTCCGCGACTGCGACATGGGCCGCTGGCGCGGCCGCACCCTCGCCGATGTCACCGCCCGCGAACCGGCCGCCGTGGACGCCTGGCTGGCCGACCCGCGCGCGGCCCCGCACGGCGGCGAACCGCTGCTCGCCTTCATCGCCCGGATCGGCGGCTGGCTGGACACCCGGCCGGCCTGCGACGGCTCCATCGTCGCCGTCGCGGAACCGGCCGTCGTCCGGGCCGCCCTCGTCTACGCGCTGAAGGCTCCGCCGTCCTCGTACTGGAACGTGGACGTCGGCCCGCTGTCCACCGTCACCCTGACCGGGCTGCCGCGCCGCTGGAGTCTGCGCCTGGAGACCGGGACGCGCTGA
- a CDS encoding DUF1918 domain-containing protein, producing the protein MEAHTGDRLLTHGRTVGQHDRVAEIVEVLGERGAPPYRVRFEDGHEHLLAPGPDTVVEHTGCASGKDPDIT; encoded by the coding sequence ATGGAGGCACACACGGGCGACCGGCTGCTGACGCACGGCAGGACCGTGGGTCAGCACGACCGGGTCGCGGAGATCGTCGAAGTGCTCGGGGAACGGGGCGCTCCCCCGTACCGCGTCCGTTTCGAGGACGGACACGAACATCTGCTCGCACCGGGTCCGGACACCGTCGTCGAGCACACGGGCTGCGCGTCCGGCAAGGACCCGGACATCACCTGA
- a CDS encoding glycoside hydrolase family 10 protein, with the protein MRGVARRGFVTGAAGTVAGVVGAASVAGDAAARPGRGRAALPGPAGERDMVRRELRGMWLATVANTDWPSRPGLSAAAQRDELAARLDEAVDRRLNAVFLQVRPSADALWPSPYEPWAACLTGTQGKDPGWDPLGTAVREAHDRGLELHAWFNPYRVANHTDPARLAASHPARRNPGWVVPYGGRLYYNPGLPEVRSFVQDAMFDAVRRYDVDAVHWDDYFYPYPVAGQDFADDAAYTEYGADFPDRAAWRRDNTDRLVRETAERLTALKPGVRFGISPFGVWRNAATDPAGSPTRAGVQTYDDLYADTRGWIRNGWIDYVVPQLYWHIGNPAADYAALVPWWSETVRGTGVDLFIGEALYKCGDPAQPEAWQDPAELSRHLDFAARYDQVRGHVYFSAKSVAADRIGAMDRLVADHYRSRARPPGGVR; encoded by the coding sequence ATGCGAGGAGTGGCCCGAAGAGGGTTCGTGACCGGTGCGGCCGGGACGGTCGCCGGGGTGGTGGGAGCGGCCTCGGTGGCCGGTGACGCCGCCGCGCGGCCGGGCCGGGGGCGGGCGGCCCTGCCCGGCCCGGCCGGTGAGCGGGACATGGTGCGCCGCGAGCTGCGCGGCATGTGGCTGGCGACCGTCGCCAACACGGACTGGCCCTCGCGGCCCGGCCTGTCCGCCGCCGCGCAGCGCGACGAGCTGGCCGCCCGGCTGGACGAGGCCGTGGACCGGCGGCTTAACGCGGTGTTCCTCCAGGTCCGCCCGTCCGCCGACGCGCTGTGGCCCTCGCCGTACGAGCCGTGGGCCGCGTGCCTGACCGGCACCCAGGGCAAGGACCCCGGCTGGGACCCGCTGGGCACCGCCGTCCGCGAGGCGCACGACCGGGGCCTCGAACTGCACGCCTGGTTCAACCCGTACCGGGTCGCCAACCACACCGACCCCGCCCGGCTGGCCGCCTCCCACCCGGCCCGCCGGAACCCCGGCTGGGTGGTGCCCTACGGCGGGCGGCTCTACTACAACCCCGGACTGCCCGAGGTCCGCTCCTTCGTCCAGGACGCGATGTTCGACGCGGTCCGCCGGTACGACGTCGACGCCGTGCACTGGGACGACTACTTCTATCCGTACCCGGTGGCCGGGCAGGATTTCGCGGACGACGCCGCCTACACGGAGTACGGCGCGGACTTCCCCGACCGGGCCGCCTGGCGCCGCGACAACACGGACCGGCTGGTGCGCGAGACGGCCGAACGGCTCACCGCGCTGAAACCCGGCGTCCGGTTCGGCATCAGCCCCTTCGGCGTCTGGCGCAACGCCGCCACGGACCCGGCGGGCTCACCGACCAGGGCCGGGGTGCAGACGTACGACGACCTGTACGCCGACACCCGAGGGTGGATCAGGAACGGCTGGATCGACTACGTCGTCCCGCAGCTGTACTGGCACATCGGCAACCCGGCCGCCGACTACGCCGCGCTCGTGCCCTGGTGGTCCGAGACCGTGCGCGGCACGGGCGTCGACCTGTTCATCGGCGAGGCCCTGTACAAGTGCGGCGACCCGGCCCAGCCGGAAGCCTGGCAGGACCCGGCCGAACTCTCCCGGCACCTCGACTTCGCGGCCCGGTACGACCAGGTCCGCGGCCACGTGTACTTCTCCGCGAAGAGCGTGGCCGCGGACCGGATCGGCGCCATGGACCGGCTGGTCGCCGACCACTACCGGTCGCGTGCCAGGCCGCCGGGCGGCGTCAGGTGA
- a CDS encoding Clp protease N-terminal domain-containing protein, producing MTNPVVPTTPVRLDDLIAAIKKVHTDALDQLQDAVIAADHLGDVADHLIGHFVDQARRSGASWTDIGRSMGVTRQAAQKRFVAKDPGDGTALDPSQGFGRFTQRAKNVVMAAQNEARAAGNTEIGTEHLVLGLLSEPEALAAAFIKAQGVVLDAVRQAATQALPPASDGEIPELIPYNADARKALELTFREALRMGHNYIGTEHILLALMEHEDGSGVLSGLGLDKAAAEQAIAEALSVLTAGRENPENKG from the coding sequence ATGACGAATCCCGTAGTTCCCACGACACCCGTGCGTCTCGACGACCTGATCGCGGCCATCAAGAAGGTGCACACCGACGCCCTGGACCAGCTCCAGGACGCCGTCATCGCCGCCGACCACCTCGGCGACGTCGCCGACCACCTGATCGGCCACTTCGTCGACCAGGCGCGCCGCTCCGGCGCCTCCTGGACCGACATCGGCAGGAGCATGGGCGTGACCCGCCAGGCGGCCCAGAAGCGCTTCGTCGCCAAGGACCCCGGCGACGGCACCGCGCTCGACCCCAGCCAGGGCTTCGGGCGCTTCACCCAGCGCGCCAAGAACGTGGTGATGGCGGCGCAGAACGAGGCGCGGGCGGCCGGCAACACCGAGATCGGCACCGAGCACCTGGTCCTGGGCCTGCTCAGCGAGCCCGAGGCACTGGCGGCGGCCTTCATCAAGGCGCAGGGCGTGGTCCTGGACGCCGTCCGGCAGGCGGCGACCCAGGCGCTGCCCCCGGCATCGGACGGCGAGATCCCCGAGCTGATCCCGTACAACGCCGACGCACGCAAGGCGCTGGAGCTGACCTTCCGCGAGGCCCTGCGCATGGGGCACAACTACATCGGCACCGAGCACATCCTGCTGGCCCTCATGGAGCACGAGGACGGCTCGGGCGTCCTCAGCGGCCTCGGCCTCGACAAGGCGGCCGCCGAGCAGGCCATCGCCGAGGCGCTGTCCGTCCTCACGGCAGGCAGGGAGAACCCCGAGAACAAGGGCTGA
- a CDS encoding NUDIX hydrolase produces the protein MQWTNLNEQPVYENRWFRVNLADVELPDGARLDHYVIRQRPVAAATVVNEANEALLLWRHRFITGSWGWELAAGVVEDGEPPVRAAAREMEEETGWRPGPLRPLLTVEPSNGLSDARHHFYWGEEAEWTGEPCDAFESSRRAWIPLKLVPDLIGRGEVPAAGMAAGLMMLHHLRLG, from the coding sequence GTGCAGTGGACGAACCTGAATGAGCAACCCGTGTATGAGAACCGCTGGTTCCGGGTCAATCTGGCCGATGTCGAGCTGCCGGACGGCGCCCGGCTCGACCACTACGTCATCCGGCAGCGCCCGGTGGCGGCGGCCACCGTCGTCAACGAGGCCAATGAGGCGCTGCTGCTGTGGCGGCACCGCTTCATCACCGGAAGCTGGGGCTGGGAACTGGCGGCCGGCGTCGTGGAGGACGGCGAACCGCCGGTGCGGGCGGCGGCGCGCGAGATGGAGGAGGAGACCGGCTGGCGGCCCGGCCCGCTGCGCCCGCTGCTGACCGTGGAGCCGTCCAACGGCCTCAGCGACGCCCGGCACCACTTCTACTGGGGCGAGGAGGCGGAGTGGACGGGCGAGCCGTGCGACGCCTTCGAGTCCTCGCGCCGCGCGTGGATACCGCTGAAACTGGTCCCGGACCTGATCGGCCGCGGCGAGGTCCCGGCCGCGGGCATGGCGGCCGGACTGATGATGCTGCACCACTTACGGCTCGGCTGA
- a CDS encoding transcriptional regulator has translation MAAREPNTALEALIEEAGVSRAGLAGRVNRAGRARGLSLRYEHTAVARWLKGQRPRGQVPDLICEVLGARLRRTVSLDDIGMALPDAHAPAGDSSLTHFVERATAVWRSDARQRPYVVAAPAVTGTTAVMPVWEWENPPEDGDVSRGGPARVGAADMSTLRAARDHYELMYRRTGGIATRPRVVGFLNTGAAPLLRGGYSDATGRQLHRTTGALVAVAGICAYDSDAHGLAQRYFHQALRLAKASGDRGFGGYVIALLVNQSLFLAEYRQSVAFAQAALRTAGHEITPALAADLHAMQAKAYARLGDRASALDCIGRAESEAARIRPGREPDETGYVQPGLVDVQVAEALLNLGDLPAARRHAVAAVRTPAHDRGRVHRLAVLTAVELRRGEADRAAATATEMADRALGMESRRLRDRLRAVRAELLASGSAEAERAAERVAEALRVPL, from the coding sequence ATGGCGGCAAGGGAGCCCAACACCGCGCTGGAGGCCCTGATCGAGGAGGCGGGCGTCTCCCGAGCCGGACTGGCCGGCCGGGTGAACCGGGCCGGCCGGGCGCGCGGGCTGTCCCTGCGCTACGAACACACCGCCGTCGCCCGCTGGTTGAAGGGCCAGCGGCCGCGCGGCCAGGTGCCGGACCTGATCTGCGAGGTGCTCGGCGCCAGACTGCGCCGGACGGTCTCCCTGGACGACATCGGGATGGCGCTGCCCGACGCCCACGCGCCCGCCGGGGACTCCTCGCTCACCCACTTCGTCGAGCGGGCCACCGCCGTATGGCGCTCGGACGCCCGGCAGCGCCCGTATGTCGTCGCCGCCCCGGCCGTCACCGGGACCACGGCCGTGATGCCGGTCTGGGAATGGGAGAACCCGCCGGAGGACGGCGATGTGTCGCGCGGCGGCCCGGCCCGCGTCGGCGCCGCCGACATGTCAACTCTGCGGGCCGCCCGCGACCATTACGAACTGATGTACCGCAGGACGGGCGGGATCGCGACCCGCCCCCGCGTCGTCGGCTTCCTCAACACCGGCGCGGCCCCGCTGCTGCGCGGCGGCTACAGCGATGCGACGGGCCGTCAACTGCACCGCACGACGGGCGCGCTGGTGGCCGTGGCGGGCATCTGCGCCTACGACTCCGACGCGCACGGCCTGGCCCAGCGCTACTTCCACCAGGCGCTGCGCCTGGCCAAGGCCAGCGGTGACCGCGGGTTCGGCGGCTATGTGATCGCGCTCCTGGTCAACCAGTCGCTGTTCCTCGCCGAGTACCGCCAGTCCGTCGCCTTCGCACAGGCGGCCCTGCGGACGGCCGGGCACGAGATCACCCCCGCGCTCGCCGCCGATCTGCACGCGATGCAGGCCAAGGCGTACGCCCGGCTCGGGGACCGGGCGAGCGCGCTGGACTGCATCGGCCGCGCCGAGTCGGAGGCCGCGCGCATCCGGCCGGGCCGCGAGCCGGACGAGACGGGTTACGTCCAGCCGGGCCTGGTGGACGTCCAGGTGGCGGAAGCGCTGCTGAACCTCGGGGACCTGCCGGCCGCCCGCAGGCACGCGGTGGCGGCGGTGCGCACGCCCGCGCACGACCGGGGCCGGGTCCACCGGCTGGCCGTCCTCACCGCGGTCGAGCTGCGCCGGGGCGAGGCGGACCGGGCGGCGGCCACCGCGACGGAGATGGCGGACCGGGCCCTGGGCATGGAGTCGCGGCGGCTGCGCGACCGGCTGCGGGCGGTCCGTGCCGAGCTGCTGGCCAGCGGGAGCGCCGAGGCGGAGCGGGCCGCCGAACGCGTGGCGGAGGCCCTGCGCGTACCGCTGTGA